A genomic window from Salvia miltiorrhiza cultivar Shanhuang (shh) chromosome 5, IMPLAD_Smil_shh, whole genome shotgun sequence includes:
- the LOC131024335 gene encoding probable serine/threonine-protein kinase PBL23 isoform X1: MFCFSCCMPQDNVNQEPSTKPYQDTKPLASIANLSLKTDSTRQRYVAEEIEKLGKNNISADIFTFHDLSVATNNFDADNLVGEGGFGRVYKGRINIQGKDEDVAVKQLDRNGFQGNREFLVEVMMLSLLHHQNLVNLVGYCSEGDQRILVYEYMINGSLEDHLLNTSPEKKGLTWDVRMKIAHGAARGLEYLHETASPPVIYRDFKSSNILLDANFNPKLSDFGLAKIGPVGERPHVSTRVMGTYGYCAPEYASTGQLTTKSDVYSFGVVFLEMITGRRVIDNARPSQEHNLIEWAQPLFKDKKKFHTMADPLLEGNYPEKSLYQALAIAAMCLQEDAASRPLISDVVTALEFLSPQPGDP; the protein is encoded by the exons ATGTTCTGTTTTTCTTGTTGCATGCCACAAGACAACGTCAACCAGGAGCCCTCCACTAAACCATACCAAGACACAAAACCCCTTGCCTCTATTGCTAATCTATCCTTGAAAACTG ATAGCACCAGGCAAAGGTATGTAGCTGAAGAAATAGAAAAACTTGGAAAGAACAATATCTCTGCCGATATCTTCACTTTCCACGACCTGTCCGTCGCCACAAACAACTTCGACGCCGATAATTTGGTAGGCGAAGGCGGCTTTGGGAGGGTGTACAAAGGCCGCATTAATATTCAAGGAAAAGATGAG GATGTGGCGGTGAAGCAGCTGGACCGAAATGGGTTCCAAGGCAACAGAGAGTTTCTGGTGGAAGTGATGATGCTCAGTCTTCTTCACCATCAGAACCTTGTCAATCTCGTGGGATACTGCTCCGAGGGCGACCAAAGAATCCTTGTTTACGAGTACATGATCAATGGCTCCTTGGAGGATCACCTGTTAA ATACGAGTCCCGAGAAAAAGGGGCTTACGTGGGATGTGCGGATGAAAATCGCACATGGAGCAGCAAGAGGGCTAGAGTACTTGCACGAAACAGCGAGTCCTCCGGTGATCTACCGAGACTTCAAGTCCTCCAACATACTCCTAGACGCCAATTTCAATCCTAAACTCTCGGATTTCGGGCTAGCCAAGATCGGTCCAGTGGGGGAGCGCCCGCATGTGTCCACGCGGGTCATGGGAACCTACGGCTACTGCGCCCCCGAGTACGCCTCCACCGGACAGCTCACCACCAAATCCGACGTCTACAGCTTCGGGGTGGTGTTTCTGGAGATGATCACCGGCAGGAGAGTCATTGACAACGCCAGACCAAGTCAAGAGCACAACTTGATCGAGTGGGCGCAGCCCCTATTCAAAGACAAGAAGAAATTCCACACAATGGCGGATCCTTTGTTGGAAGGGAACTACCCAGAGAAGTCGTTGTACCAAGCTCTCGCAATTGCAGCCATGTGTCTCCAGGAAGATGCTGCATCGCGACCATTGATTTCTGACGTCGTAACTGCCTTAGAATTCTTATCACCACAACCAGGAGACCCATAG
- the LOC131024335 gene encoding probable serine/threonine-protein kinase PBL23 isoform X2 gives MMLSLLHHQNLVNLVGYCSEGDQRILVYEYMINGSLEDHLLNTSPEKKGLTWDVRMKIAHGAARGLEYLHETASPPVIYRDFKSSNILLDANFNPKLSDFGLAKIGPVGERPHVSTRVMGTYGYCAPEYASTGQLTTKSDVYSFGVVFLEMITGRRVIDNARPSQEHNLIEWAQPLFKDKKKFHTMADPLLEGNYPEKSLYQALAIAAMCLQEDAASRPLISDVVTALEFLSPQPGDP, from the exons ATGATGCTCAGTCTTCTTCACCATCAGAACCTTGTCAATCTCGTGGGATACTGCTCCGAGGGCGACCAAAGAATCCTTGTTTACGAGTACATGATCAATGGCTCCTTGGAGGATCACCTGTTAA ATACGAGTCCCGAGAAAAAGGGGCTTACGTGGGATGTGCGGATGAAAATCGCACATGGAGCAGCAAGAGGGCTAGAGTACTTGCACGAAACAGCGAGTCCTCCGGTGATCTACCGAGACTTCAAGTCCTCCAACATACTCCTAGACGCCAATTTCAATCCTAAACTCTCGGATTTCGGGCTAGCCAAGATCGGTCCAGTGGGGGAGCGCCCGCATGTGTCCACGCGGGTCATGGGAACCTACGGCTACTGCGCCCCCGAGTACGCCTCCACCGGACAGCTCACCACCAAATCCGACGTCTACAGCTTCGGGGTGGTGTTTCTGGAGATGATCACCGGCAGGAGAGTCATTGACAACGCCAGACCAAGTCAAGAGCACAACTTGATCGAGTGGGCGCAGCCCCTATTCAAAGACAAGAAGAAATTCCACACAATGGCGGATCCTTTGTTGGAAGGGAACTACCCAGAGAAGTCGTTGTACCAAGCTCTCGCAATTGCAGCCATGTGTCTCCAGGAAGATGCTGCATCGCGACCATTGATTTCTGACGTCGTAACTGCCTTAGAATTCTTATCACCACAACCAGGAGACCCATAG
- the LOC131025887 gene encoding uncharacterized protein LOC131025887 produces the protein MVIIYRKVWHQRPACLRSIHCTHTGDQNIAETVANVLTSLPFIAIGLHAPRKNVNCKIYANSLIGVGVASSFYHASRGRLRKYLRWADYTMIATTTCLSRALRKENPKLSASALFLPIQPLMVSAVHTGIMEEFSSL, from the exons ATGGTAATTATATATAGGAAAGTTTGGCATCAAAGACCTGCTTGTTTGAGGTCCATCCATTGCACTCATACTG GCGATCAGAACATTGCTGAAACCGTTGCTAATGTGCTTACTTCACTTCCTTTTATTGCCATCGGACTCCATGCCCCAAG GAAAAATGTGAATTGTAAAATATACGCAAATTCATTGATTGGAGTGGGAGTTGCTTCAAGTTTCTATCATGCTTCAAGAGGGAGATTGAGGAAGTATCTCAGATGGGCTGACTACACTATGATCGCAACAACTACC TGCCTATCAAGAGCACTTAGGAAAGAGAACCCCAAGTTGTCAGCATCAGCTTTGTTTCTGCCCATACAACCCCTCATGGTTTCAGCAGTCCACACAGGAATTATGGAG GAGTTTTCCAGCCTTTGA
- the LOC131025888 gene encoding thioredoxin-like protein CDSP32, chloroplastic — protein sequence MGVEKSRRSIARRSLEGPPQGDVDFLLVIGDKSEATRALCTLEKIEQVPHFNFYKSMEKIHEEKAIGLDQLVVLDVGLKHYGPCVKVYPIVIKLSRSMEDTVIFAQLNDDKNDSCMRFLHDMVVVEGSIWAKVKNGGEGIRSRGLYFRGESAP from the exons ATGGGCGTGGAGAAGTCTAGAAGGTCCATAGCACGACGTAGTCTAGAAGGTCCACCGCAAGGCGACGTGGACTTCCTCCTGGTGATAGGCGACAAGTCGGAGGCAACACGCGCCCTCTGCACCCTGGAGAAGATCGAGCAGGTGCCGCACTTCAACTTCTACAAGAGCATGGAGAAGATCCACGAGGAGAAGGCCATCGGCCTCGACCAGCTCGTTGTGCTCGACGTTGGCCTCAAGCACTACGGCCCCTGCGTCAAGGTCTACCCCATCGTCATCAAGCTCTCGCGCTCCATGGAGGACACCGTCATCTTCGCGCAGTTAAACGACGATAAGAATGATAGCTGCATGCGGTTCTTGCACGACATGGTCGTGGTGGAG GGGAGTATTTGGGCCAAGGTCAAGAATGGGGGGGAgggtatacgctctaggggCCTCTACTTTAGGGGTGAATCTGCACCTTAa